The following proteins are encoded in a genomic region of Alphaproteobacteria bacterium:
- a CDS encoding alpha/beta fold hydrolase: MALSCQIKPPRAGGTARSAVILIHGFGDSGAGLIGLADPLSAHLPHTVFISPDAPNPCEMAVFGFQWFGLEDWSPQALYNGALRAAPVLDEFIGQQLEAYKIAPAQLALVGFSQGCMMALHVGLRRPQPVAAVLGFSGALVGAEWLSGEIKSRPPVMLVHGMMDTVVPYPAMPASAHCLKNLGVPVVTETRPALGHSIDAESLEKGGAFLARHLTA; encoded by the coding sequence ATGGCGCTTTCTTGTCAGATCAAGCCGCCGCGCGCAGGGGGCACGGCGCGCTCCGCTGTTATTCTTATCCATGGTTTCGGCGATAGCGGCGCGGGGCTGATCGGCCTCGCCGATCCGCTGTCGGCGCATTTGCCGCATACGGTTTTCATCAGCCCCGACGCGCCGAACCCCTGCGAGATGGCGGTCTTCGGCTTTCAATGGTTCGGCCTCGAGGACTGGTCGCCGCAGGCGCTTTACAACGGCGCGCTGCGCGCCGCGCCCGTGCTGGACGAATTTATCGGCCAGCAGCTTGAGGCCTATAAGATCGCGCCCGCGCAACTGGCGCTGGTGGGCTTTTCCCAAGGCTGCATGATGGCGCTGCATGTCGGGCTTCGCCGTCCGCAGCCGGTCGCCGCCGTGCTGGGTTTTTCCGGCGCCCTGGTCGGCGCGGAATGGCTTTCGGGCGAGATCAAGTCGCGCCCGCCGGTCATGCTGGTGCATGGCATGATGGATACGGTGGTTCCCTATCCGGCCATGCCCGCTTCGGCGCATTGCCTGAAAAATCTCGGCGTGCCGGTCGTGACCGAAACCCGCCCCGCCCTCGGCCACAGCATCGACGCCGAAAGCCTGGAAAAAGGCGGCGCGTTTCTGGCGCGCCATCTGACAGCCTAG
- a CDS encoding arginine deiminase-related protein, protein MRQKILMCPPDYFNIDYVINPWMENNQGKAEPGLALAQWRNLCAAIEPLADIALVPPQPGLPDLVFTANAGLVWRDIAVVSHFRLKERQGETPHFAAWFSANGFRLADWPKDISFEGAGDALFDREQNILWVGSGFRSDLRAANILEKILPHRIVRLGLANPSFYHLDTCLCPLGGGYLLYYPQAFDAESLRMIAEVVPPEKLIEVGEQDAFSFACNAVDLDGHIVMNDATPELRNKLRAAGFTPHLVPLGEFLKSGGTAKCLTLKLHEA, encoded by the coding sequence ATGCGGCAAAAGATTCTGATGTGTCCGCCGGACTACTTCAACATCGATTATGTCATCAATCCATGGATGGAGAATAACCAAGGCAAGGCCGAGCCCGGCCTGGCGCTCGCCCAATGGCGGAATTTATGCGCCGCCATCGAACCCCTCGCGGATATCGCCCTGGTTCCGCCGCAGCCCGGCCTGCCCGACCTGGTCTTCACCGCCAATGCCGGCCTGGTCTGGCGCGACATCGCGGTCGTCAGCCATTTCCGCCTGAAAGAGCGCCAGGGGGAAACGCCGCATTTCGCGGCATGGTTTAGCGCGAACGGGTTCCGTCTGGCCGACTGGCCCAAAGACATCAGCTTCGAGGGCGCGGGCGACGCGCTGTTCGATAGAGAACAGAATATTTTATGGGTCGGCTCGGGATTCCGCAGCGACCTTCGCGCCGCCAATATCCTGGAAAAAATCCTGCCGCACCGTATCGTGAGGCTGGGTTTGGCCAATCCGTCTTTTTACCATCTGGATACCTGCTTATGCCCCCTCGGCGGCGGCTATCTGCTTTATTATCCGCAAGCTTTCGATGCCGAGTCCCTGCGCATGATCGCGGAAGTGGTGCCGCCGGAAAAGCTGATCGAGGTTGGCGAGCAGGACGCGTTCAGCTTCGCCTGCAACGCCGTCGATCTCGACGGCCATATCGTCATGAACGACGCCACGCCGGAACTGCGGAATAAACTTCGCGCGGCGGGCTTTACGCCGCATCTCGTACCGCTGGGCGAATTCCTGAAATCCGGCGGCACGGCGAAATGCCTGACGCTGAAGCTGCACGAGGCTTAA
- a CDS encoding SCO family protein: MGSRFNWIFVVLAIAVVVGYFSMTHENKRKTEQAKRYEAESQAHADPDNDAPIGGSFVLKNHFGQRVTEKDFQGKFLLLTFGYTYCPDVCPTKLQEMSLTLDALGQNAQWVQLLFITIDPERDTANQLKGFVTQFNGNIIGLTGSPEQIADIAKKFKIYYKRAESTGGGQYLMDHSSQIFLLDGEGKFLEVFPDGTDPAKMAARIKEYLPSAP; the protein is encoded by the coding sequence ATGGGTTCGCGGTTTAATTGGATATTCGTCGTTCTGGCCATCGCGGTCGTCGTCGGCTATTTCAGCATGACGCATGAGAACAAGCGCAAGACCGAGCAGGCGAAACGCTATGAGGCCGAATCCCAGGCTCATGCCGACCCCGACAACGACGCTCCCATCGGCGGATCGTTCGTCCTGAAAAACCATTTCGGCCAGCGGGTCACCGAAAAGGATTTTCAGGGCAAGTTTTTGCTGCTCACGTTCGGTTATACTTACTGTCCCGATGTCTGCCCCACCAAGTTGCAGGAAATGTCGCTGACGCTCGACGCGCTGGGCCAGAACGCGCAATGGGTGCAATTGCTATTCATCACCATAGACCCCGAACGCGACACGGCGAACCAGCTCAAGGGGTTCGTCACGCAGTTTAACGGCAACATTATCGGATTGACCGGTTCCCCAGAGCAAATCGCCGATATCGCCAAGAAATTCAAAATTTATTACAAGCGCGCCGAATCGACCGGCGGCGGCCAGTATCTGATGGATCATTCGTCGCAGATTTTCCTGCTCGACGGCGAGGGAAAATTCCTGGAAGTCTTCCCCGACGGCACCGACCCCGCCAAAATGGCCGCGAGAATCAAGGAATATCTGCCGAGTGCGCCGTAA
- a CDS encoding AtpZ/AtpI family protein: MTDFNQSDRDRLQNLGEAIERARHEKDPMTEAPMTVGQSYSASRLGFEFMGAVLAGIGLGWLIDGAANTSPWGMLIGLFAGFIAGAANAWRTTMGIDRAVGLRPRENDTDGN; encoded by the coding sequence GTGACGGACTTCAATCAAAGCGACCGCGACCGGCTGCAAAATCTGGGAGAAGCAATCGAGCGCGCCCGTCATGAAAAAGACCCCATGACGGAGGCGCCGATGACCGTCGGACAGTCCTATTCGGCAAGCCGTCTCGGCTTTGAGTTTATGGGCGCGGTTCTGGCGGGAATCGGCCTGGGCTGGCTGATCGACGGCGCGGCGAACACGTCGCCCTGGGGCATGCTCATCGGGCTTTTCGCCGGGTTCATCGCCGGAGCCGCCAATGCGTGGCGAACAACGATGGGAATTGACCGCGCGGTCGGCTTGCGGCCGCGAGAAAACGATACAGACGGGAACTAG
- a CDS encoding F0F1 ATP synthase subunit A — MAAHSPLQQFEIKTLIPLPHVAGMDLSFTNAALFMFIAVAVSAGLILIGMKPKAVVPGRLQMLVESLHDMISNMVEQTAGHKSKPYFPFVFSLFVFIMFANMLGMIPYGFTPTSHIIVTFALAILVFLAVTVTGFVRHGFHFFSLFIPKGAPWWLAPFLFVVELISFCVRPLSLSVRLFANMMAGGILLKVFAGMIATMAIAGLFGEEGHSPSIMQLALAPLPFVLTVMLTGFKLFVAAIQAYIFSILTSVYLHDALELH, encoded by the coding sequence ATGGCAGCGCATTCGCCGCTTCAGCAATTCGAGATCAAGACCCTCATTCCGCTTCCTCATGTGGCGGGCATGGATCTGTCGTTTACCAATGCGGCCTTGTTCATGTTCATCGCCGTCGCCGTAAGCGCCGGCCTTATCCTCATCGGCATGAAACCGAAAGCGGTCGTTCCGGGACGCCTGCAAATGCTGGTGGAATCGCTGCACGACATGATTTCCAACATGGTCGAGCAGACGGCGGGCCATAAATCGAAGCCTTATTTTCCCTTCGTGTTCTCGCTGTTCGTCTTCATCATGTTCGCCAACATGTTGGGCATGATCCCGTACGGCTTCACGCCGACCAGCCACATCATCGTAACCTTTGCCCTCGCGATCCTGGTTTTCCTGGCGGTCACGGTCACGGGCTTCGTCAGGCACGGTTTCCATTTCTTCTCGCTGTTCATCCCCAAGGGCGCGCCCTGGTGGCTGGCGCCGTTCCTGTTCGTGGTCGAGCTTATTTCCTTCTGCGTGCGGCCGCTCAGCCTTTCGGTGCGTCTTTTCGCCAATATGATGGCAGGAGGCATCCTGCTGAAGGTTTTCGCGGGCATGATCGCGACCATGGCGATTGCCGGGCTGTTCGGCGAAGAAGGTCATAGCCCATCCATCATGCAGCTCGCTCTCGCGCCGCTGCCTTTCGTGCTGACGGTCATGCTGACGGGCTTCAAACTGTTCGTGGCCGCCATCCAAGCCTATATTTTTTCGATTCTCACTTCTGTGTACTTGCACGACGCCCTCGAATTACACTAA
- a CDS encoding ATP synthase subunit C family protein, with product MENNSLALLGAGIAMIGAFGVGIGMGNLFSSWITAIARNPAAAPKFNGIGFIGFAATELVLLLCFVVAFLLIGKVG from the coding sequence ATGGAAAATAATTCACTCGCATTACTGGGCGCAGGCATCGCGATGATCGGCGCTTTCGGCGTCGGCATCGGCATGGGAAATCTGTTCTCATCCTGGATCACCGCCATCGCCCGCAACCCCGCCGCCGCGCCGAAATTCAACGGCATCGGCTTCATCGGCTTCGCGGCGACGGAACTCGTCCTGCTGCTGTGCTTCGTGGTGGCGTTCCTTCTGATCGGCAAAGTCGGCTGA
- a CDS encoding F0F1 ATP synthase subunit B', with protein MRVLRQAFWALAVMVASLPSWAEEEHHAGGGTLPQLRPEHFAGQIFWLAIAFGILYFLMKTIALPKVGAVQETRHAKRAGDLAEAAAANDAAKHIVADYEKSLAAARHDSQRKLAAIIEAAQKQAAAQTAEQQGALDAKLAEADKRIAAMREQALGQVRGAAIEVVPAMLARLIDDESLRAASPIESAIDAMQRTAGSAA; from the coding sequence ATGCGCGTTCTGCGGCAAGCATTCTGGGCCCTCGCGGTCATGGTTGCTTCTCTTCCGTCATGGGCGGAGGAAGAGCATCATGCCGGCGGCGGGACTTTGCCGCAGCTCAGGCCGGAACATTTCGCGGGGCAGATATTCTGGCTCGCGATCGCCTTCGGCATTCTGTATTTCCTGATGAAGACTATCGCGCTGCCGAAAGTCGGCGCGGTGCAGGAAACCCGTCACGCCAAGCGCGCCGGCGACCTCGCGGAAGCGGCTGCGGCCAATGACGCCGCCAAGCATATCGTCGCGGATTACGAGAAATCCCTGGCGGCGGCGCGGCATGATTCGCAGCGCAAGCTGGCCGCGATCATCGAGGCCGCGCAGAAGCAGGCCGCCGCGCAGACGGCGGAGCAGCAAGGCGCGCTGGACGCGAAACTCGCCGAAGCCGACAAGCGGATCGCCGCGATGCGCGAGCAGGCGCTCGGCCAGGTGCGCGGCGCGGCGATCGAGGTCGTTCCCGCCATGCTGGCGCGCCTGATCGACGACGAAAGCCTTCGCGCCGCATCCCCCATCGAATCCGCTATCGACGCCATGCAGCGGACGGCCGGGAGCGCGGCATGA
- a CDS encoding F0F1 ATP synthase subunit B: MKELLDNPYFWSGVSLLLFLVIAVKFGRAPILAWLDGGIGKIRDALAEAERLKAEAAQTLALYKQKQQEAIREAETIIAQAGREAEAMRAAAAKELQETLARREQQAVERIAQAEAAAVAEVRRATIDLAASVSEKILRERLSPEQAGIYIDRALAALPVQAKKSA; the protein is encoded by the coding sequence ATGAAAGAGCTTCTCGACAATCCCTATTTCTGGAGCGGCGTATCGCTGCTGCTGTTTCTCGTCATAGCGGTCAAGTTCGGGCGCGCGCCGATTCTGGCATGGCTCGACGGCGGCATCGGCAAAATCCGCGACGCGCTGGCCGAGGCCGAACGGCTCAAGGCGGAAGCGGCGCAAACGCTCGCGCTTTATAAGCAAAAGCAGCAGGAAGCCATCCGGGAGGCCGAAACCATTATCGCCCAGGCCGGACGCGAGGCCGAAGCCATGCGCGCGGCGGCGGCGAAAGAACTGCAGGAAACGCTGGCCCGCCGTGAGCAGCAGGCCGTGGAGCGCATAGCTCAGGCGGAAGCGGCGGCGGTCGCGGAAGTCCGCCGCGCCACGATCGATCTGGCGGCGAGTGTCAGCGAGAAAATCCTGCGCGAGCGGCTGTCGCCGGAACAGGCCGGGATTTATATTGATCGCGCGCTGGCGGCATTGCCGGTTCAGGCCAAGAAAAGCGCCTGA
- the rdgB gene encoding RdgB/HAM1 family non-canonical purine NTP pyrophosphatase codes for MRSLRGAELVIASHNRGKIAEFSRLLAPLAVKLVAAADLGLPEPVEDGATFSANAEIKARAIARASGKIALADDSGLAVSALGGEPGIHSARWAGPERDFGFAMRKVEDALAGQSDRDAKFITVLALCWPDGACEFFTGEVAGQLIWPPCGEGGFGYDPIFVPDGGNRTFAEMTADEKARFSHRGKACGAFVKRYMA; via the coding sequence ATGCGCTCTCTGCGCGGTGCCGAACTAGTAATCGCAAGCCATAATCGCGGCAAGATCGCCGAGTTTTCCCGCCTGCTTGCGCCGCTTGCCGTCAAGCTCGTTGCCGCCGCCGATCTCGGCTTGCCGGAGCCGGTCGAAGACGGCGCGACTTTTTCCGCCAATGCAGAAATCAAAGCCCGCGCCATCGCCAGGGCCAGCGGCAAAATCGCCCTCGCCGACGATTCCGGTTTGGCGGTCTCGGCGCTCGGCGGCGAACCCGGCATTCATTCCGCGCGCTGGGCCGGGCCGGAGCGCGATTTCGGCTTTGCGATGCGCAAGGTCGAGGACGCGCTCGCGGGGCAATCCGACCGCGACGCGAAATTTATCACCGTTCTGGCGCTATGCTGGCCGGATGGCGCATGCGAATTTTTCACCGGCGAAGTCGCCGGACAACTGATATGGCCGCCGTGCGGCGAAGGCGGTTTCGGCTATGACCCGATTTTTGTGCCGGACGGCGGGAACCGTACCTTCGCCGAAATGACGGCGGACGAAAAAGCGCGCTTCTCTCATCGCGGCAAGGCGTGCGGCGCTTTCGTGAAGCGATATATGGCTTGA
- a CDS encoding outer membrane lipoprotein carrier protein LolA — translation MRHIFLIAALLALVSSPALAARSRVDDARSIVEAEDYINARRTIASKFIQTTDDGQTVTGTLLISRPGRMNLSYDTPLKDFIIADGSFIYMWDGELEQSTTIPLGGSLADLILRENLRLDGDVRVTNIKHGSKTVEITVAEAKNPDVGTMTLLFETEPFILHGWRVQDAQNRTTTIALQGMREGVDIPERSFRFIPPKLGKSTKTDKPINK, via the coding sequence ATGCGGCATATCTTTCTCATCGCGGCGCTTCTGGCGCTTGTTTCCTCTCCGGCGCTTGCGGCGCGGTCGCGGGTCGATGACGCCCGCTCCATCGTCGAGGCCGAGGATTATATCAACGCAAGGCGCACGATCGCGTCGAAATTCATCCAGACCACCGATGACGGCCAAACCGTTACCGGCACGCTGCTCATCAGCCGTCCGGGCCGGATGAATCTGTCCTACGACACGCCGCTCAAGGATTTCATCATCGCCGACGGCAGTTTCATCTATATGTGGGACGGCGAGCTTGAGCAAAGCACGACTATTCCGCTCGGCGGCAGCCTGGCCGATTTGATCCTGCGCGAGAATCTTCGTCTCGACGGCGATGTGCGGGTGACGAATATCAAGCATGGCTCGAAGACGGTCGAGATCACCGTGGCGGAGGCGAAAAACCCGGATGTCGGCACGATGACTCTGCTGTTCGAGACCGAGCCTTTCATCCTTCACGGCTGGCGCGTGCAGGATGCGCAGAACCGCACCACGACCATAGCTTTGCAGGGCATGCGCGAGGGCGTCGATATTCCGGAGCGGAGTTTCCGTTTCATCCCGCCGAAGCTGGGCAAGTCGACCAAGACCGACAAGCCGATCAACAAATAG
- a CDS encoding dihydrofolate reductase — translation MAVILIAACAGKKQVIGDHGKLPWHFPSDLKFFKQTTLGHAVVMGRKTYDSIIAQFGRPLPGRRHLVVTRDPAYQPPGAPEGTQVFHDIPSALAAAPPGEDVFIVGGQQIFEQTLDRADRVLLTHIDKDYEGDAFFPPLDPAVWRLAEEKQLTEKDTLLRFCVYERFSQIPS, via the coding sequence GTGGCGGTCATCCTCATCGCCGCCTGCGCGGGCAAAAAGCAAGTCATCGGCGATCACGGAAAATTGCCGTGGCATTTCCCGTCCGACCTGAAATTTTTCAAGCAGACCACGCTTGGTCATGCGGTGGTAATGGGCCGCAAGACTTACGATTCGATCATCGCGCAGTTCGGGCGGCCCTTGCCCGGCCGGCGGCATCTGGTGGTGACGCGTGATCCCGCCTATCAGCCTCCGGGTGCGCCGGAGGGAACGCAGGTTTTCCATGACATTCCGTCCGCGCTCGCCGCCGCGCCGCCGGGCGAAGATGTCTTTATCGTCGGCGGCCAGCAGATTTTCGAGCAGACTCTCGATCGCGCCGACCGCGTGCTGCTCACCCATATCGACAAGGATTATGAGGGCGACGCCTTTTTCCCGCCGCTCGACCCGGCGGTGTGGCGCTTGGCCGAGGAAAAGCAGCTTACCGAAAAAGACACGCTGCTGCGCTTTTGCGTTTATGAGCGTTTTTCGCAAATCCCTTCTTGA
- a CDS encoding thymidylate synthase yields MAKIEPMRTLPSAPSSPAYYPSPEGEAAYLGLLDYVLHNGVKRDDRTGTGTIASFGHQLRFDLRKGFPLLTTKKVHLKSIIHELLWFLRGDTNVRYLQERKVSIWDEWADENGDLGPIYGRQWRDFGGESLGAGNGVDQISELIARLKRDPNSRRHLVCAWNPLALAQISKSPPPCHALFQFFVADGALSCQLYQRSADLFLGVPFNIASYALLLMMVAQVCDLKPAEFVHSFGDAHIYSNHIEQVKTQLARDIRAVPKMTLNPARTSIFDFAYEDFTLSDYDPHPAISAPIAI; encoded by the coding sequence ATGGCAAAGATTGAACCGATGCGCACTTTACCGTCTGCTCCGTCTTCGCCCGCCTATTATCCGTCTCCCGAAGGCGAGGCCGCTTATCTTGGCCTTCTCGATTATGTGCTCCATAACGGCGTCAAGCGCGACGATCGCACCGGCACCGGCACTATCGCCAGTTTCGGACATCAGCTAAGGTTCGATCTGCGCAAGGGCTTTCCGCTGCTGACGACCAAGAAAGTCCATCTCAAATCCATCATTCACGAGCTGTTGTGGTTCCTGCGCGGCGACACCAATGTGCGCTATCTGCAGGAGCGCAAGGTTTCGATCTGGGACGAATGGGCCGACGAGAACGGCGATCTCGGCCCGATCTACGGCCGGCAATGGCGCGATTTCGGCGGCGAGAGTCTGGGCGCTGGCAACGGCGTCGATCAGATTTCGGAATTAATCGCCCGCCTCAAGCGCGATCCCAACAGCCGCCGCCATCTCGTCTGCGCCTGGAATCCTCTGGCGCTGGCGCAGATTTCCAAGTCGCCGCCGCCATGCCACGCGCTGTTCCAGTTCTTCGTCGCCGACGGCGCGCTGTCATGCCAGCTTTACCAGCGCAGCGCCGATCTGTTCCTCGGCGTGCCGTTTAACATCGCCAGCTACGCGCTGCTCTTGATGATGGTGGCGCAGGTCTGCGATCTCAAGCCCGCCGAATTCGTTCACAGCTTCGGCGACGCGCATATCTATTCCAACCATATCGAGCAGGTGAAGACCCAGCTCGCGCGCGACATTCGCGCCGTTCCCAAAATGACGCTGAATCCGGCGCGGACGTCCATTTTCGACTTCGCCTACGAAGATTTCACGCTGAGCGATTACGATCCGCATCCGGCGATCAGCGCGCCGATCGCGATTTAG
- the lipB gene encoding lipoyl(octanoyl) transferase LipB: MLPVEWKISSEPVDYPAAHTLMEERVAAILAEEAVELTWLLEHPPLYTAGTSATPGDLRVPGRFPVYATGRGGQYTYHGPGQRVAYVLQNLAWRDRDVRAHVWRLEEWIIRALAEFGVLGERREGRVGIWVPASDGAEKKIAAIGVRVRRWITFHGIAINIDPDLEHFTGIVPCGLPGFGVTSLAELGKNPGVAAIDAALRRHFPAIFR; encoded by the coding sequence ATGCTTCCCGTCGAATGGAAAATCAGCTCCGAACCCGTGGATTACCCCGCGGCCCACACGCTCATGGAGGAGCGCGTCGCGGCGATTCTGGCCGAGGAGGCCGTGGAGCTCACCTGGCTGCTCGAACATCCCCCGCTTTATACGGCAGGCACGAGCGCCACGCCCGGCGATCTTCGCGTGCCCGGACGCTTCCCGGTTTACGCCACCGGGCGCGGCGGGCAATATACTTATCACGGGCCGGGGCAGCGCGTGGCCTATGTGCTGCAGAATCTCGCCTGGCGCGACCGGGACGTGCGCGCCCATGTCTGGCGGCTCGAAGAATGGATCATCCGCGCGCTCGCGGAATTCGGCGTCCTAGGCGAGCGGCGCGAAGGGCGCGTCGGCATATGGGTCCCCGCCTCCGATGGAGCCGAGAAAAAGATCGCCGCCATCGGCGTGCGGGTGCGGCGCTGGATCACGTTTCACGGCATCGCGATCAATATCGATCCCGACCTCGAGCATTTTACCGGCATCGTGCCGTGCGGATTGCCGGGCTTCGGCGTCACCTCGCTCGCCGAGCTTGGCAAGAATCCGGGCGTCGCCGCGATCGATGCGGCGCTGAGGCGGCATTTCCCGGCCATCTTCCGGTAG
- a CDS encoding ATP-binding protein: protein MRGSSASIATTLLAIITALNLLIAAPVVYNVYQSWGSYRKVQTLQSVAAVANHLLEVKKFLSLERGASVAIIAAPEEATPSLLEELRENRRQADALLGETLGIVRQTMTSDLVVPMERVEKSYGDLRQLRKELDGALERARLAPKPERADAKRESSAYRKAEGNSRSTRNHSGNAASKDAVPEKPKNPRDSPLPGRFFAASTAFITDIHTLNENYTLPYYDLDAEISKQLRFSHVVWQISEYTGREYALLGELIVENRFAPPAMQEELSLWRGRVRYAWELVHDAVLNYKMLAEVKPMMDEAETHYSITFDRIKDIFRQPATGLVNPDYPITIQMWLELASQAVDTLHTMNDGVIRLNQSYIEKIKQQAMQDIMLYLLLFASTLALSFMSWRLISRRVVYPVNAMANALYRATQGQYDELPPIAYQHDEIGKLASALHVFRDNARQLHEERDKAQAANVAKSEFLANMSHEIRTPMNVVLGLSHILAKTTPLTDRQAEFIKTLRLSAEALLAIINDLMDFSKIETGGFELEKIPFDLFGLIEEIVALMSVKTKEKKLEFVTDIGVLKGKEFTGDPTRVRQVLTNICGNAVKFTERGSVTLKAEWAPNPQGDHADVFITVTDTGIGIPPGKIDYIFEKFTQADSSIGRKYGGTGLGLAIAKTFAEMMDGKITVTSVVGKGSVFTVQLPLPVKPQDPAVLVEETPHAVNGRADRNDRRILMVEDFEPNAMVAGEYLKEFGFDFDLAETGFDAIEKVKRRKYHAILMDIQMHGLDGYKTTEAIRRFEKGMRREASRIIGMTAHALPGDKEKCLASGMDDYLPKPFNPEDLRAKLVTGKSADTQ, encoded by the coding sequence ATGAGAGGGTCCAGCGCCTCTATCGCCACGACCTTGCTCGCGATTATCACGGCGCTCAATCTCCTGATCGCCGCGCCCGTCGTTTACAATGTTTATCAATCATGGGGCAGCTATCGCAAGGTGCAGACGCTTCAGAGCGTCGCGGCGGTCGCCAATCATCTTCTCGAAGTTAAAAAATTCCTGTCGCTGGAGCGGGGGGCCTCCGTGGCCATTATCGCCGCGCCCGAAGAAGCGACCCCGTCCTTGCTCGAAGAATTGCGGGAGAATCGCCGCCAAGCCGACGCCCTTCTTGGCGAGACATTGGGCATAGTGCGGCAAACCATGACTTCCGACTTGGTTGTGCCGATGGAGCGGGTCGAAAAGAGTTACGGCGATTTGCGGCAGCTCAGAAAGGAATTGGACGGCGCGCTGGAACGCGCCCGCCTCGCGCCGAAGCCAGAACGCGCCGATGCAAAACGCGAATCGTCCGCTTATCGCAAAGCGGAGGGCAATTCACGCTCGACGCGCAATCATTCGGGCAACGCCGCCTCGAAGGATGCCGTTCCGGAGAAACCGAAAAACCCGCGAGACTCCCCGTTGCCGGGAAGATTTTTCGCCGCGTCGACGGCCTTCATTACCGATATTCATACGCTGAACGAGAATTACACGCTTCCTTATTACGATCTTGACGCCGAGATCAGCAAGCAATTGCGCTTCTCCCATGTCGTATGGCAAATCAGCGAATACACCGGCCGCGAATACGCCTTGCTCGGCGAATTGATCGTCGAGAACCGATTCGCGCCGCCCGCCATGCAGGAGGAATTGTCGCTCTGGCGCGGGCGCGTCCGTTATGCCTGGGAGCTGGTTCACGACGCCGTGCTGAACTATAAAATGCTCGCCGAAGTCAAGCCTATGATGGATGAGGCCGAGACCCATTACTCGATCACCTTCGACCGGATCAAGGATATTTTCCGCCAGCCCGCGACGGGTCTCGTCAATCCCGATTATCCGATTACCATTCAAATGTGGCTGGAGCTCGCCTCGCAGGCGGTCGATACGCTGCATACGATGAATGACGGCGTCATCAGGCTCAACCAGTCCTATATCGAAAAGATCAAGCAGCAGGCGATGCAGGATATCATGCTCTATCTGCTTTTATTCGCCAGCACGCTCGCGCTCAGCTTCATGTCATGGCGGCTGATTTCGCGCCGCGTCGTCTATCCGGTCAACGCCATGGCCAACGCACTTTACCGGGCGACGCAGGGCCAATATGACGAATTGCCTCCGATCGCCTATCAGCATGACGAGATCGGCAAGCTGGCGAGCGCGCTTCATGTCTTCCGGGACAATGCGCGGCAGCTTCATGAAGAGCGCGACAAGGCCCAGGCCGCCAATGTGGCGAAAAGCGAGTTTCTCGCCAATATGAGCCATGAAATAAGAACGCCGATGAACGTGGTGCTGGGCCTGTCGCATATTCTCGCCAAAACCACGCCGCTCACCGACCGTCAGGCCGAGTTCATCAAGACGCTCCGGCTCAGCGCCGAGGCGCTGCTCGCGATCATCAACGACCTGATGGATTTTTCGAAAATAGAGACCGGGGGATTCGAGCTGGAAAAAATTCCCTTCGATCTTTTCGGCCTGATCGAGGAAATCGTCGCCCTCATGTCGGTCAAGACCAAGGAAAAGAAGCTGGAATTCGTGACCGATATCGGCGTGCTCAAAGGCAAGGAATTCACCGGCGACCCGACGCGGGTCAGGCAGGTTCTGACGAATATCTGCGGCAACGCCGTTAAATTCACCGAACGCGGCTCGGTGACGCTCAAAGCGGAATGGGCGCCGAATCCACAGGGCGATCATGCCGATGTTTTTATCACGGTGACGGACACGGGCATCGGCATTCCGCCGGGCAAGATCGATTATATTTTCGAGAAATTCACCCAGGCGGATTCCTCCATCGGACGCAAATACGGCGGCACCGGCCTCGGCCTTGCCATCGCGAAGACTTTCGCGGAAATGATGGACGGCAAAATTACCGTGACCAGCGTCGTGGGCAAGGGATCGGTCTTTACGGTGCAGCTGCCGCTGCCGGTCAAGCCGCAGGATCCCGCCGTGCTGGTGGAGGAAACTCCGCACGCGGTTAACGGGAGAGCCGATAGAAATGACAGGCGCATTCTCATGGTCGAGGATTTCGAGCCGAACGCCATGGTGGCCGGCGAGTATCTCAAGGAATTCGGCTTCGATTTCGATTTGGCGGAAACCGGCTTCGATGCGATCGAGAAGGTCAAGCGCCGCAAATATCACGCCATCCTCATGGATATCCAGATGCATGGCCTTGACGGCTATAAGACGACCGAGGCCATACGCCGCTTTGAGAAGGGCATGCGCCGCGAAGCGTCGCGCATTATCGGCATGACGGCCCATGCCTTGCCCGGCGACAAGGAAAAATGCCTAGCCTCCGGCATGGACGATTATCTCCCGAAGCCGTTCAATCCCGAAGATTTGCGCGCGAAGCTGGTCACCGGGAAAAGCGCGGACACGCAATAA